The Coffea arabica cultivar ET-39 chromosome 1e, Coffea Arabica ET-39 HiFi, whole genome shotgun sequence genome has a window encoding:
- the LOC113702297 gene encoding pentatricopeptide repeat-containing protein At5g27110 — protein MFYMDSVKLFSLLKSCINSKSLTNGKVIHQKLITLGLQNDIGLSKNLINLYISCHEFQSAELVFQTIENPLDITLWNGLMAAYSKNFMYNEALELFEKLLKFPHIRPDSYTYPSVIKACSGLKRAENGRMIHAQLIKIGILSDVVVASSMIGVYAKCDMFDYAVQLFDEMPERDVASWNTVISCYYQSRQYEKALELFENMKRMGFKPNSVTFTSAISSCARVMDLERGTRIHQDLVRSEFVLDDFIITALVDMYGKCGCLEKAKEVFEQIKKKSLVAWNVMISGYGLRGDSKSCIELLLRMNEEKIRPSSTTVSSLLMACSKSAQLHHGKFVHGYIIRNDIETDIIVSSSLVDLYFKCGSIVPAERIFLKMPKNNVISWNVMISGYVSVGSYFEALGIFNEMREVGIKPDAVTFTSALASCTQLAALEQGKEIHKLVMESKVEPNEIVMGALLDMYAKCGAVDEALCVFNQLRKRDLVSWTSMIVAFGSHGQAHEALKLFSDMLLSNVSPDRVAFIAIISACSHAGLVDDGYHYFNVMVNDYKIQPNYEDYSCLIDLLGRAGRLDEAYAILQRTPCIQGDVGLLSTLFCACHKHGEQKIGEEIARLLMQKDLDDPSTYTILANMYSSNRRWDIARKFRMKMKELGVRKNPGCSWVEIDKRIQTFFVEDKSFPFAEMVYECLSIISSHMEKDELLYD, from the coding sequence ATGTTTTACATGGACAGCGTAAAgctgttttctcttttgaaatCCTGCATTAATTCAAAATCATTAACAAATGGCAAAGTCATACACCAAAAATTAATCACTTTAGGCTTACAAAACGATATTGGGCTGTCCAAAAACCTCATCAATCTCTATATCTCGTGCCATGAATTTCAATCTGCTGAGTTAGTTTTCCAAACCATAGAAAACCCTTTAGACATCACCTTATGGAATGGCCTTATGGCTGCTTACTCCAAGAACTTCATGTACAATGAAGCTCTTGAACTTTTTGAAAAGCTTTTGAAGTTCCCTCATATTAGGCCAGATAGTTACACTTACCCAAGTGTAATCAAGGCTTGTAGCGGGTTAAAAAGGGCAGAAAATGGTAGAATGATTCATGCCCAGTTGATAAAGATTGGGATTTTGTCAGATGTTGTGGTTGCTAGCTCTATGATTGGTGTGTATGCGAAGTGTGATATGTTTGATTATGCTGTACagctgtttgatgaaatgcctgaAAGAGATGTTGCGAGTTGGAACACAGTGATATCTTGTTATTATCAGAGTAGGCAATATGAGAAAGCGCTTGAATTGTTTGAAAATATGAAGAGAATGGGGTTCAAGCCTAATTCAGTTACGTTTACCTCTGCTATTTCTTCATGTGCAAGAGTTATGGATTTGGAAAGAGGGACGAGGATTCACCAGGATTTGGTAAGAAGCGAATTTGTTTTGGATGATTTTATTATTACTGCTCTTGTGGATATGTACGGGAAATGTGGATGTTTAGAGAAGGCCAAAGAAGTTTTTGAGCAAATAAAGAAGAAGAGTTTAGTAGCTTGGAATGTAATGATTTCAGGGTATGGATTGAGAGGAGATAGTAAATCATGTATTGAACTTTTGCTGAGGATGAATGAGGAAAAAATTAGGCCTAGTTCGACAACTGTTAGCAGCTTACTGATGGCTTGTTCTAAATCAGCTCAACTGCATCATGGGAAATTTGTTCATGGCTACATTATCAGGAATGACATAGAAACGGATATCATTGTTAGTAGCTCACTTGTTGATTTATATTTCAAATGTGGAAGTATTGTACCAGCTGAAAGAATCTTCTTGAAGATGCCGAAGAATAATGTAATTTCTTGGAATGTGATGATCTCTGGATATGTATCAGTTGGCAGTTACTTTGAGGCTCTTGGCATCTTCAATGAGATGAGAGAAGTTGGCATAAAACCTGATGCAGTTACTTTTACCAGTGCATTGGCATCTTGTACTCAATTGGCTGCTTTAGAACAGGGCAAGGAAATTCACAAGCTGGTCATGGAGAGTAAAGTGGAGCCAAATGAGATAGTCATGGGAGCCCTCCTTGACATGTATGCCAAATGCGGAGCTGTAGATGAAGCTCTTTGTGTTTTTAATCAGCTTCGCAAGAGAGATCTTGTGTCATGGACATCAATGATCGTGGCTTTTGGGTCTCATGGCCAGGCTCATGAAGCTCTAAAACTTTTTTCTGACATGCTGCTCTCAAATGTGTCACCAGACAGAGTGGCCTTCATTGCAATAATTTCTGCATGTAGCCATGCAGGATTAGTTGATGATGGCTATCATTATTTCAATGTAATGGTCAATGACtacaaaatccaaccaaattaTGAAGACTACTCATGTCTTATTGATCTTCTTGGTCGTGCTGGTAGATTAGATGAAGCTTATGCGATTCTACAGAGAACTCCCTGTATCCAAGGGGATGTTGGTTTGTTAAGCACTCTATTCTGTGCTTGCCATAAGCATGGGGAACAAAAAATAGGGGAGGAAATTGCTAGATTGCTCATGCAAAAGGACCTGGATGATCCATCCACCTACACTATTTTGGCAAACATGTATTCTTCGAACAGAAGATGGGATATTGCACGCAAGTTTAGGATGAAGATGAAAGAGCTTGGAGTAAGAAAAAACCCTGGATGTAGCTGGGTTGAAATTGACAAGAGAATACAAACCTTCTTCGTGGAGGATAAATCTTTCCCATTCGCAGAGATGGTATATGAGTGCCTGTCCATAATAAGCAGTCACATGGAGAAGGATGAATTGCTTTATGATTGA